CCGATGTTAAAGCCCGTATTGAGGTGCTAAACCGCTTTTACTATCCAGATGTGATGGTCACCTGCGACGATCGCGATCTTTCTTCCAGCACCTTTAAGCGCCATCCCTGCCTCATTGTTGAGGTGCTCTCCGACAGCACCGAAGCCTTTGAACGGGGCGATAAATTTACCGACTACCGCCACCTGGAGAGCCTGCAAGAGTACATGCTAATTTCTCAAACCCGGCAACAGGTGGAGGTGTTTCGCCGCAATGCTGAGGGATTGTGGGTGTTGCATCCTCACTGCGAGGGCGAACAGGTGTCGCTGGCCAGCGTGGGTTGGGAAGGGGCGATCGCTGACCTCTACGAAGAGGTTATCTTCTCTAAACCCGAATTGAAACAGTCCATCTAAAGTTCTTGTGAGTCATGTTCTGTTATAGTTTCCGGGTGCACAACAACGATGTCACGCATAGTCTTAAAGTCATCTGGATTAAAGGTCAATAAATGCGTTACACCGTGGGTTAACATGACTGCAACCAATCGAGCATCATGAACCCGTTTTCCTCGGATCTGGTAAGTCTTGACTAGATGATGCCAGAAAGAGAAAAT
This genomic stretch from Nodosilinea sp. PGN35 harbors:
- a CDS encoding Uma2 family endonuclease; its protein translation is MVVASAFSYISPEEYLAAEATSPIKHEYRDGEVYAIAGGTDAHNQIAGNLYALLRAHLQGTGCRAYFADVKARIEVLNRFYYPDVMVTCDDRDLSSSTFKRHPCLIVEVLSDSTEAFERGDKFTDYRHLESLQEYMLISQTRQQVEVFRRNAEGLWVLHPHCEGEQVSLASVGWEGAIADLYEEVIFSKPELKQSI